The following proteins are co-located in the Pseudomonas cavernae genome:
- the nagZ gene encoding beta-N-acetylhexosaminidase has protein sequence MQGSLMLDIGGTWLTAEDRLILRQPQVGGLILFARNIEHPRQVRELSAAIRAVRPDLLLAVDQEGGRVQRLRQGFVRLPAMRAIADNANAEWLAEQCGWLMATEVLAVGLDLSFAPVLDLDYQRSAVVGSRAFEGDPQRATLLAGAFTRGMNAAGMAATGKHFPGHGWAEADSHVAIPIDERTLEQIRANDLRPFAQLSKKLAAVMPAHVIYPQVDAQPAGFSRRWLQDILRGELGFDGVIFSDDLSMAGAHVVGDAASRIEAALAAGCDMGLVCNDRGAAELALSALQRLRVQVPARLARMRGQGFATTEYRQQPRWLAAVADLRTAQLID, from the coding sequence CTGCAAGGCTCTTTGATGCTGGATATCGGCGGCACCTGGCTGACCGCTGAAGACCGGCTGATTCTTCGGCAACCGCAAGTGGGTGGTTTGATCCTGTTTGCGCGCAATATCGAGCATCCCCGTCAGGTGCGCGAGTTGAGCGCGGCCATTCGCGCGGTGCGCCCGGATCTGCTGCTGGCGGTGGATCAGGAGGGCGGGCGGGTGCAGCGCCTGCGCCAGGGCTTCGTACGCCTGCCGGCGATGCGTGCCATAGCCGACAACGCCAATGCCGAGTGGTTGGCTGAACAATGCGGTTGGCTGATGGCCACCGAGGTGCTGGCGGTCGGTCTGGATCTCAGCTTCGCCCCGGTGCTCGACCTCGACTACCAGCGCAGCGCCGTGGTCGGCAGCCGTGCCTTCGAGGGCGACCCACAACGCGCGACGCTGCTGGCCGGGGCCTTTACCCGCGGCATGAATGCCGCGGGCATGGCGGCGACCGGCAAGCATTTCCCCGGTCACGGCTGGGCTGAGGCGGATTCCCATGTGGCCATCCCGATTGACGAACGCACTCTGGAGCAGATCCGCGCCAATGACCTGCGGCCTTTTGCCCAGCTCAGCAAAAAGCTGGCGGCGGTGATGCCGGCGCATGTCATTTACCCGCAGGTGGACGCACAGCCGGCCGGTTTCTCCCGCCGCTGGCTGCAGGACATCCTGCGCGGCGAGTTGGGCTTCGACGGAGTGATCTTTAGCGATGACCTGTCCATGGCCGGCGCCCATGTGGTCGGCGATGCCGCCAGCCGCATCGAGGCGGCACTCGCTGCCGGCTGTGACATGGGCCTGGTGTGCAATGACCGCGGCGCCGCCGAGCTGGCCCTGAGTGCCTTGCAGCGCCTCAGGGTGCAGGTGCCGGCACGTCTGGCGCGCATGCGCGGCCAGGGTTTCGCGACCACCGAATACCGCCAGCAGCCGCGCTGGCTGGCGGCCGTGGCCGATCTGCGCACCGCCCAGTTGATTGATTGA
- a CDS encoding TetR/AcrR family transcriptional regulator: MAQSETVERILDAAEQLFAEKGFAETSLRSITSKAGVNLAAVNYHFGSKKALIQAVFSRFLGPFCNSLERELDRRQARAEHKASLEELLEILVEQALAVKPRSGNDLSIFMRLLGLAFSQSQGHLRRYLEDAYGKVFRRYMMLLHEGAPRIPPLELFWRIHFMLGAAAFSMSGIKALRAIAENDFGVNTSIEQVMRLMVPFLAAAMRADSGVTDEALAAAQLKPRSKTATPAAAKV, encoded by the coding sequence ATGGCCCAGTCGGAAACCGTCGAACGTATTCTCGACGCAGCAGAACAGTTGTTCGCCGAAAAAGGTTTCGCTGAGACCTCGTTGCGTTCGATTACCAGCAAGGCCGGGGTCAACCTGGCGGCGGTGAACTATCACTTCGGTTCGAAGAAAGCGCTGATTCAGGCGGTGTTCTCGCGCTTTCTCGGACCTTTCTGCAACAGTCTCGAGCGCGAACTGGATCGTCGGCAGGCTAGGGCCGAGCATAAGGCCAGTCTCGAGGAGTTGCTGGAGATCCTGGTCGAGCAAGCGCTGGCGGTAAAGCCGCGCAGCGGCAACGATCTGTCGATTTTCATGCGCTTGCTCGGTCTGGCCTTCAGCCAGAGCCAGGGGCATCTGCGGCGCTATCTGGAAGACGCCTATGGCAAGGTGTTTCGCCGTTACATGATGTTGTTGCATGAGGGGGCTCCGCGCATTCCGCCGCTCGAACTGTTCTGGCGCATCCACTTCATGCTCGGCGCGGCGGCGTTCAGCATGTCCGGGATCAAGGCATTGCGGGCAATTGCCGAAAATGACTTCGGCGTCAACACCTCCATTGAGCAGGTGATGCGCCTGATGGTGCCGTTTCTGGCGGCGGCCATGCGGGCCGACAGCGGGGTGACCGATGAGGCTCTGGCTGCCGCGCAACTGAAACCGCGCAGCAAGACGGCGACCCCGGCTGCGGCCAAGGTCTGA
- a CDS encoding L,D-transpeptidase, translating into MRTLDLLHISLADQCLYGFAAGRLVLRLPVSTALKGAGERHGSGCTPRGLHQVRAKIGESLPAGAVLRGRRWTGEVWSTELNAQFPGRDWILTRILWLSGCEPGRNRLGGVDTFRRYIYLHGTPDSEPMGVPLSHGCIRLRNADLLELFPRVPIHCAVLIDEAPCPDWAAAELV; encoded by the coding sequence ATGCGCACTCTCGATCTTCTGCACATTTCTCTCGCCGACCAGTGCCTTTATGGCTTCGCCGCCGGGCGGCTGGTGCTGCGCCTGCCGGTTTCTACGGCGTTGAAGGGGGCCGGCGAGCGCCATGGCTCGGGTTGTACTCCGCGTGGCCTGCATCAGGTGCGGGCAAAAATCGGCGAAAGCTTGCCAGCAGGGGCAGTGCTGCGTGGGCGACGTTGGACCGGCGAAGTCTGGTCCACTGAACTGAATGCGCAATTTCCCGGGCGCGACTGGATTCTCACCCGTATCCTCTGGCTGAGTGGCTGCGAGCCAGGCCGCAACCGTCTCGGCGGCGTCGATACCTTCCGCCGCTACATCTACCTGCACGGTACGCCCGATAGCGAGCCCATGGGTGTGCCGCTCTCCCACGGCTGCATTCGTTTGCGCAATGCCGATCTGCTGGAACTCTTCCCGCGTGTTCCCATCCACTGTGCGGTGCTAATCGATGAAGCGCCGTGCCCGGACTGGGCCGCGGCCGAACTCGTGTAA
- a CDS encoding S-methyl-5'-thioinosine phosphorylase: MTVYAIIGGTGLTQLEGLTLSAALNIDTPYGAPSAPVLRGNYAGREVLFLARHGHPHRIPPHQVNYRANLWALKQAGAEAILAVNAVGGIHPAMGTGHFCVPHQIIDYSWGREHTFFAGELDHVTHVDFSYPYDERLRRQLTAALMAESCAYSGHGVYACTQGPRLESVAEIARLERDGCDIVGMTGMPEAVLARELELPYACLALVVNPAAGKSSGVITMAEIERALADGMNQVKAVLARVLGA; encoded by the coding sequence ATGACCGTTTACGCCATCATCGGCGGTACTGGCCTGACCCAGCTGGAGGGCTTGACCCTGAGCGCCGCGCTGAATATCGACACACCCTATGGCGCGCCCTCGGCCCCTGTGTTGCGTGGTAACTACGCCGGGCGCGAGGTGCTGTTCCTCGCCCGCCACGGTCATCCGCACCGGATTCCACCGCATCAGGTGAATTACCGCGCCAATCTGTGGGCGCTCAAGCAGGCCGGCGCCGAGGCAATCCTCGCGGTCAATGCGGTCGGAGGCATCCACCCGGCCATGGGCACCGGTCACTTCTGCGTGCCGCATCAGATCATCGATTACAGCTGGGGGCGCGAACACACCTTCTTCGCCGGTGAGCTGGATCATGTCACCCATGTCGACTTCAGCTACCCCTACGACGAGCGCCTGCGCCGGCAGCTGACCGCTGCGCTGATGGCAGAAAGCTGTGCTTATAGTGGCCACGGCGTGTACGCCTGCACCCAAGGCCCGCGGCTGGAGTCCGTAGCAGAGATCGCTCGACTGGAGCGCGACGGCTGCGACATTGTCGGCATGACCGGGATGCCGGAAGCCGTGCTGGCACGCGAGCTGGAGCTGCCCTATGCCTGTCTGGCGCTGGTGGTGAACCCGGCAGCGGGCAAGTCGTCTGGAGTGATCACCATGGCCGAGATCGAGCGGGCACTGGCCGATGGCATGAACCAGGTCAAGGCGGTGCTGGCGCGGGTGCTGGGCGCGTAA